CGACCTGAAGCAGCAGATTAaggcccttatcagacaagggAAGCTACAAAGGTTCGTCAACAGGGAAAGAATCGATCCACTGAAGGAACAGGCCCCACGACGGGAGAACGAGCGCCCTAGACCACCTATAGGGGACATAAGAATGATCGTAGAGGGCACAACCGCAGCCGGATCTTCCAAAAAAGCCCGCAAAACCTACCTCAGGATGGTCCATAGCGTCCAACTTACAGGATCCATACCCAAGATGCTGCGAATAGATAATCCCATTATCGGATTTTCAGAGGATGACGCTCGGAGACTTCACCATCCTCATGACAACGTACTTGTGGTCAGTTTGCAAACAGGGGATTATAACATGCATCGAGTCCTCGTTGACAATGGCAGCTCAGCAGACATCCTGTACTATCCagcattccagcaaatgagaATTAACAGGGAATAGTTGACCCCAACGAATGCCCCACTCGTGGGATTTGGGGGAACGAAGGTGTTCCCCTTGGGCGCAATAACACTAGCTGTGACGGCGGGTGACTATCCTCAACAGATCACTAAGGAGGTAACTTTTCTCGTGGTCAACTGCTCATCCGCCTACAATGCCATCCTCGGGCAACCCACTCTCACTTCCTGGAAGGCGGTAACTTCAACATACCACTTGATGATTAAATTCTCGAAGGAGTATGGGGTGGGAGAACTGCAGGGGAATTAAATAGCAGCGCGGGAATGCTATATTGCCATGATAGAAATGGAGGATCAATAGCAAACGATGTGTATCGGAAAGCAGCGAGCATTAGCAGAGCCAGTTGAAGAGCTAGAAGAGGTGAGACATTATGACACGCGGCTTGAACGGACAACTAAAATTGGCACACTAGCTAGTTGGCCAGTGTGCCAAACGATCACGATATTCCTTAGAGATAACCAAGACGTGTTCGCCTGgagtcatgaagacatgccaggaatcgacCCCTCACTCATGGTCCACAAGTTAAATGTGTCGCCCTCATTCCCTCCAATCCGGCAAAAGAAACGAGTCTTCGCCCAGGAGCGGGACAAGGCCATAGCCGAGGAGGTTCGAAAATTACTGGAGGCAGGTTTCATCCGAGAAGTATACTACCCCGACTGGTTGGCAAACGTCGTTATGGTTAAAAAGGCCAACGGAAActggaggatgtgcgtagatTTCACAGACCTCAACAAGGCTTGCCCTAAAGACAGCTACCCGCTCCCACGGATAGACACCCTGGTAGATTCAACGGCAAGACACCAGCTCCTAAGCTTTATGGACGCTTTCTCCGGCTACAACCAGATCAGGATGGTCGAATttgatcaagagaagacctccTTCATCACAAGTCAGGGATTATTctgctacaaggtgatgcctttcggacTCAAAAATGCTagggcaacataccaaaggctaatgaacaagatgttcgcacATTAGATCGGCAGGAACGTATAGGTTTATGTTGACGACATGTTGGTAAAAAGCCCGCAGGAAGTTGACCACCTAGACGACCTTAGGGAGACCTTCAATACGCTCCGATCATTcaacatgaagctgaatccaaacAAATGCGCATTCGGAGTAACGGCTGGGAAGTTCTTAGgtttcatggtgtcccaaagaggaatagagGTCAATCCGGAGAAGGTGCAAGCCATAATGGAGTTGGAACCACGAAGGACGGCTAAGGAGGTCCAAAGTTTAAACGGCAAGATTGCAGCCCTAAACAAGTTCGTCTCAAGAGCAACGGACAGGTGTTTACCATTCTTCCACACTCTAAGGAAATCGTTTGAGTGGACGGATGAATGCCAGATGGCATTCGACAACTTGAAGGCATATCTCTCATCTCCACTGTTGCTCAGTCCATCCATGCCAGGTGAAGaactttacttatatttagCCGTTTCACAAGCTGCAGTAAGTGCAGCTTTGGTAAGAGAGGAGGATGGGTCCCAAAAACCAGTCCACTTTACCAGCCGAGCACTTCGAGGAGCAGAAAGAGGTACCCTCAGATGGAGAAGTTGGCTTTTGCATTGGTAATCGCCGCACGAAGACTTAAGCCATACTTCCAAGCGTATACAATCGTTGTCTTAATGGACAAGCCATTGAGAAGAGCCATGAGCAGCCCAGAAGCAGCAAGAAGAATGGCTTTGTGGGCGATAGAgttgagtgagtttgacatcCAATACCGCCCGCGGACGGCCATAAAAGGGCAGGTAATAGCTGACTTCATCACCGAGTTCACTCTCGGGGAAGGCTAGgtggaggaagagaaagaacaaTGAAATATCTATACAGACGGATCCTCAAACAGACGAGCCGGAGTAGCCGGGGTAGTGATCCAAACTCCACAGGGGGACAAGATACAATGTATGGTCCTACTGGATTTCCCCACAACTAACAGCGAGGCAGAGTATGAAGCCTTGGTGGCAGGGCTAGACCTTGCAAAGGTCACGGGAGCAAAAAACATAGTCGTCCACTGCGATTCACAAGTGGTAACGAGTCAGATCAATGGCGACTACGAGTGCAAGAACGATAGAATAAAGAGGTATTTAAAAGAAGTGAAATACCAAATTAGCGACCTCGAAGTCAAATTCATTCAGATCCCAAGGGAAGAAAACGAATGGGCCGACAATCTAGCAAAAGCTACGTCAAACGAATTTATGCTGGTTCCCGAACAGGTATTATCATTCGTTCAAACCTCCTCACTTATCGATGACGGAACAAATATGTAGGTGGTGAACTCTCAATGCAACTGGACCACGCCATTAATATCCTACCTAAAAACTGGGGTATTACTAAACGAGAAGGGCGCCGCAAGAAAGCTGAAGGTCTAGGCATCACGGTTCGTGCTGATAAAAGACGTCTTATATAAAAGAGGTTTCTCTCAAACGTATCTGAGGTGTTTATGCCAAGAGGAAGCAGATTACGTGATGAGAGAAGTACACGAGGgtatctgcggaaaccactcaggcGCACAATCACTTGTACACAAGTTGATCCGAACAGGATACTACTAGCCTACAATGATGAAGGATGCGCAAGCCTATGTCCAGtcctgcgacaaatgccagaggttcagcaatttcaTCAGACAGCTATCTGAAGAACTAACACCTATGACGGCACCCTGgtcgttcgcacaatggggacttAATATCATGGGCCCATTCCCGACGGCGATCCGACAGCTGAAATTCCTGGTAGTAGGCATAaactacttcactaagtgggtcgAGGCGGAAGCCTTAGACACCATCACGGAGAAGAACATCCGAAGTTTTGTCTGGAGGAATATCATATGTAGGTACGGGATACCCAGAGTACTGGTCTCTGACAATGGTAAGCAATTCGACAACAGGGCATTCAGAGACTTCTGCTTGGAgctagggatcaagaatcactactcatcacccgcaCACCCACAGGCAAACGGGCAAGTCGAAGTCACGAACCGGTCCTTACTCAAGATAATCAAGACccggcttgagggggcaaagggtatatggtcGGACGAGCTACCAAGCGTCCTATGGGCATACCGGACCACGGCAAGAACACCCATTGAAGAAACACCATTTCGACTTGCATATGGTACCGAAACTGTCATTCCCGCGGAAGTGGGGCTCACGAGCTACCGAGTGGAGAGCTATGAcaaagataagaacaaagaGGCCACAAGCCTCCAACTCAACCTAGTGGACGAAGTCAGAGCGGCAGCAGAGCAAAGGTTGGCGCATTATCAGAATCTCATGGCAAAACACTACAATACCAAAGTGAGGCATAGGGACTTCCAAGTCGGTGATCTTGTACTAAGGAAAGTAATGGGCGCCGCTAGAGATCCTTGACAAGGAAAACttggccccaactgggaaggaccctacaggatCGCATCATGGCAAAGGAAGGGGACCTACCACCTCGAAACAATGGACGGACAAAAGCTGCAGCACCCTTGAAACACGAAGCATCTatggaaatactaccagtagagaGAATATGAACAAATCCCCAATTTCCCAGTTTATTTAATCTTTAGCTACAAtttactagtttttctttaactaTTCTTGCTACAatctttttgtgcctttttaagcccaagggggcaggcacttttTTCTACAAAcgcatttttctttaaagaagaaTATTCAGATACAGCTTTGATTTTCCACAAGGATTTTTTATCGATAGGCTACaccaagtccataaagtggacagaTCACCGAAAGGGTGAAGACaatttacaaagtccacaaagtggacggatcacccaaagggtgaagacaatttacaaagtccacaaagtggacgaatcacccaaagggtgaaaacAATTTacaaagtccataaagtggacggatcacccaaagggtgaaaataatttaagtccacaaagtggacggatcacccaaagggtgaagaCAATTTACAAAGTCTacaaagtggatggatcacctaaagggtgaaaataatttagtccataaagtggacggatcacccaaagggtgaaagTAATTTAAGTCCACAAAGTGAGAATAATTATTGAGAccacaaaatggacggatcactCTCATGGTAAGGATATTCACCAAGTCCACAGATTGGATGGATCACGCATAGGCTGGAAATACTCGTATTCCGCGAAATAGACGgataaaaaagaatacatggGTACAACCAGTTCGAAATAGACAGATACCAGACCGTCAACACCattatacaaaaattacaaggaCGGATATTTACTCAATCTCTCCTTTCTAAAGAGGACGGATATTTATGCAAGtttcaaacaaaaagaattagCAAGCATAAAATTGTAAGATAATACATTAATGATGGATAAGACCCTCAGAGGGCAATCGTTTAATACAAAAATGAAGGACGGAttgttctcaaaataaatataaaaataataataaagatctACATTTTTGGGTCGGCATCTTGGACATGTTTCGCTGGAACTGATTCTCCATCACCCTAAACTGCATCCTCACCAAAAAGCTCATCTGTGTTCTCTGAAGCGACAGGCAAAGCAAACTTCTGATCTTGGTCATTGACATTTATCATTGACACGTCCAGTTCAAGGTAGGATTTCTTAACTTGACGGAGTGCATCATCAAAGCTTTGAAGGAACAATCCCCCCAGCTCGCCCAATAAGGCGTCAGAATCACGGTATTCACAGACTGCAACCTCCTTAGCTTGACGGAGCTTTTCCTTCAAGTCTtggatttccttttctttgtcttCCAGGGCCTTCCCAGCTTCCTCCGTCTTCTGCTCAAGCTCTTTTCTCTCCTGCTCTGAAAGGTCAAACTTCTTCTCCATAGTGGACTTCCACTTGTGAAGTTGACCAAGCTCATCTTCCGTCTGCTCTGCCTTTGATCGCACACGTTCTAGAGCCACCTCACGTTAAGACACCGATCCATTaggcccttcatcataaccaaggactgaaaCAAACAAGTTGAACAGtgttaaataaaaactaagcaGAGTAAACAGGCTTAAATTGACGGATAAGAATTACCTGTGCAACAGCAAAGAGACTCGTCTCCCCCATTACCACCGTCGAGTGATTGCCCAAGTCCTCATTATCCTCTGACGAAATGATTGATGAAAGCTTCTCCAAGGCAAATTTGGAGTCGTCACGGAGGAGAGGAGGAGGCTTCTCTTGGCTAGTGGACGGGGCCTTCATTAAGCCCTTGCCAGACCCATGCTTTGCTGGGGTAACAGTCTTCGCACCCTCAGCCATCAACCCTACAACGGGTTCCAGAAGGACCTTTTGTTGCTTATGTGGACGGTCAGATTTGGACGATGATTTCCTCTTTATCGACGGTACCGTCCCCTTAGGAACCACAACCTCACCAGACTCCTTTTGCTTGGCGGCCTATGATTTTATCAGCGCCCTCCTCTTAGCGTCGTCTATCTCTGTAAAACAGGACGGATGGAGTTATTTACATAGATTTGAAACCATTTATGCTAAGTAAAGGTTGACGGACTTACGTCTGTAAATTCTTTCGTCGTATCTGACAGCTTCAGAGGTGGGTTcaggaccgtcacaataccaatgtATGGTGTTCGGATTTACCAACATCGCCCAAGTCCTTTCTTCCGGCTTGGTCttttgaaaaatcttctagAGGATGCTAAACTCCTCAATACTAACTTGTGGGCGCCGTCTACCTGCAGAGAAAATAGACGGTTAAAGGAAAGAACCATAGCTAatgaatgtataaaaaaaaaattaaaaaaaaaatttgcaaattagGACAGATGCATACGAGATGAATGTAATACTCCCCAAGTTATGTCAACGGGCATATACTCCGTCGCTCCTGGACGGCTCATCCATCTGTCATCCTCTaggaagaagtaacgactcttccagtctctatttgagtcgaGTGTTTCAAAAATGACCTTCAACAATGGGCTCCTACTGGCAAAACTATACATTCCCCTCGACCTGTCAATCTCGTCTGGATGGTAGCAATGAAGGAATTCACACACCGTCAGCCTCCTAGCACCATCTGTCATTGCACCATAGagaatctccatggctatgaagaccctccaggcgtttggGGACATCTGGTTGACAGATAGACCCAGATATTTTAAAAGCTCTCTATGTAGTGTACTTAGCgggaacctaagtcctgccttcaGCATCTGCTCATACACTCCGACACCTTCTACCCCGTCGTAATAGCATTTCTCTGATATGTAAGGTAGACAGATTGGAATGTAGTCCGGAATTTGAAAGTTAGCCCTAAAGGTGCTGAAATGTTTCTCCCTGATGATAGATGTGAATTTATGTACCGTCCACTCtggtagcatgatgaactccctaagtccatcaGCACCGATGACGGGTCCCAACGGTTGATCCTGGTCGTCATCAGACGTTTCTTCTACTTCAAccatctccatatcctcatttgttgaggacgaGGAAGAGGCGGACGGACTCCTCTCTTCGCCGGGACTCTCtgggtctttatgaccggacgggtatacttCCTCGTATTCCGCCCCGTCACGAACTACTGACTGATTACTCGACGCATTAGACATTGCCTACAATTGACgacaaaacctaagactgacggatCTAATAGTGACTGACGGGTGTGTAGGTCTAGCAAAATGTAAGCTCAAAATGCAagacttgaaaaaataataaaaataagtactCACCGCTCTGAGTAACGGAAAGTCGACGATTGTATAGTTGACGTGTACAGATGTCCGACGGAGTGCTTTGACAAGGTTGACGACGACGCTCTGACAATatgttttggctgaaaattgtaGAAATGAGGGGAGAGAGGTGtgttatatatatgagagatgcacggaagacgaagcaaCGCTTCGATCCGGTtcaaaatccaatcaaaaagtGACACGTGGCATGCCTCATAAATGCTTGACAACCTATCAACATATGTTTGCAGTTCATGTCCCCTTGAAGGACCGTCAACATTAACAGTCTTCAACCATCAACCTAAACAGTTTTCAACCGTCAGCATAAAGAATCTTCAACCGTCAACGTAAACAATATCGAACCGTCAAGCCCAATTAAAATTTAACCGTCACCCTACTGATCCGACCACCTAAATCATGATGGACcatagggtgaagggggcagCTGAAGGGGTAAAAAATAGCATGACATTGGGCCTGACAGATCCGAGCCCATGGGCCGGCAATAAGGGAGAGCCTAGGACCTGACATGACTTAAAATACTTGGGGCACATGTTtgagatccgagagaatcctAAGGAAAATCAGAATACTAGTGCAAAGATAATTCTAGAAGATATGCGCTTAATGAAGAACccactctacaaggaaatgtttgcccatcacgtttgggattgCTCAAGTagagtcctataaggaaaagacttctaggTCAAGAAAGAGAGGCCAACctcctactactataaaagcaccaataccctcacaaatcaaggtacgcataatttaccctctctagcactctagagttgagaacaattctaacttgaccgtcggagggtatttggccgacaTCACACCGATGCCCTTGGCgagatcacttctttcttcttgcaggttgtTAGTTTAAGCGAGCGTggatcgtgtagctcactggtgattttacggcatcatcaagcatatttttcataatcaaTCTAGCTCCCAACCTCATCTAGTCCACAAAGCAGTTCAGTTAGCTACAAAATACTTTTATCTAGTTTGCCCTACTAAAACAACTAAAATAGCTATACCTAGGATTATTAAATGGATCACTCCACTTAAgccttttataaaattaaatacagATGGTAGCTCCTTAGGTAATCCTGGGTTGGCTAGAGCAGGCGGTCTATTGCAAAATTGCTCAGGTTCATGGGTCTCTGGATTTTCTTTAAGAGTTCATttgggaacagcttatttagttgaaactaaaaaaaaaaaaaaaaaaaaattctgaaagtactatagataaagctaaaaagaactgaaatagtacagtgggtcccatgaatagtaccaataAGTGCAatggaacccatgaatagtagtagAAATAAGCTGAATGGTAAAAAAAGTTGGTTTTTTAAGCCAATGTCAAACACAACTTAAATATGGGTACTACATCTAATAATATAGCAGAGTTAGGGGCAGTTTGCAGGGTCTTTTATTGGCATGggatttgggttttaaatttattcaccTTGAGATTGATTCTATGACAATTCTTTCCTAACTAACTACTACTAATGATTTATCACCAGTTGTTATCCCATTAATCTCTTATTGCAGGAACCTTATGGCACGCATGTAAACCGTCCAACTGCTTTACATATATTGTGAGATTATTGGCTGCGCAGAAGATCTAGCAAAAAGGGGTCATCAACAACAATGCCTTTTGGAAATTTATAATACCTGTCCATCCTTTATATATGCaccttttttttgggatatGCAACACCTCGAGACTAGTAGACGGTGTCCTTCGGAGGTCTTTGTGCATGTTGTTGTAAAAACCTTTATAAATGAATAAGACTTCCccttttataaaaagtaaaataaataaataaataaaaattgtgcaTGCAAGAAGGTGAATGTTAGCAAGATTGTTCCTACAAGGAAGTCCATAGGCGTGATCAAGCATTTAATGGATAGGCTTGATATTCAAGCCACCTATCCTATGTAGGCATGTTACAAGAATCAGCTTGTGCTGAAATTGCATACAAAAAGAGAGATATGCAATTAAGACTTGAGAAAAAGTCAAGCCTTCTTTTGacacttcatatatatatatatatatatatatatgaccgTGAAGATGATAGGAATCAAACTGTGAATCCTCAGGTCAAACAAAACTTCTTTAAAAATCTCTATTGTCATGTTGCCAAACTGTTTTCACACAGCTCTCTCacctaaaacaaaattgactgGGATGTTGGTTTCATTTTGCCCATGTGTTCAAAACTCTTAGCCTGCCTCTCTTGAGATCACCCTAAAAGATTCCTTTATATAATTACTTGGTATATATAAATAGGTCCAGTTAATGTGTGTCTTTAATGTATGCcttaagggcacacattaaactttctatttttgaaaatattttctcggtaattgaaaaatttatcattattttttcaattctcaaaaaaattattttcaaaattgaaaattaatatgTGCCCTAAGAaaacacattagtaaaatcctataGGAATTGGCAGCACTCGTATTCATAGTTACGTAGACTCGGAAAAATTGTCACGTATTCTAGACAGTCACGTATTACgaggtttgaactttgaagttggcatttctaccaaaaaaaactttgaagTGAGCTTGCATTTGCGTTGAAATTAACTACATCGTAAATTAGTCTAAAGTTTAAATGTAAACTACATTGCGAATCacatatatgatttaaaaaaaaaaaaaagtcttttctCCTCTAGGGTAGGAGCGCTCCCTCTCGTTCCCGTACGAGTTTCTTCCTCCCTTAGTTCCTCTAAGGgtttgctttcttctttctttcttttgtcgGTGCCATCTTCGTTGAATCATGGAGGACGATGTGAGTAGTATTCTGGAAAACTTGAAGCTGACTACTGACGAGGAGGAGGTTATCCCTATATCGGATGAAGGACGGATAGCGGAGATTGAGAGTTGCTCTCAGAGTTTGCTGGGAAAGTTCCTCACGTGTAGGTCTTTTAATAAAAGGGCTGCTCAAGGAACTATTAAACGGGCATGGGGTTTGGAGAATCGGGTACAGGTGGTAGAGGTTGGGGCAAATCTTTTCCAGTTCAAGTTTAATTCTGAGTTTGATATGAATAGAGTCTTAAAAGGAGGGCCATGGACTTTTGATAATCAAGTGTTATTACTGGTTCGGTGGAAACCAGGGATGACTGCTGCCAATGTGAGGTTTGAGACGGCCTCCCTTTGGGTCCAAATATGGGGGGCGCCGTTTGACATGGCTACTCCGTCAGTGGCCGAGGCAGTGGGTGGACGGCT
The sequence above is drawn from the Quercus lobata isolate SW786 chromosome 12, ValleyOak3.0 Primary Assembly, whole genome shotgun sequence genome and encodes:
- the LOC115970381 gene encoding uncharacterized protein LOC115970381; translation: MQIKDEGALTFLGKLKGDPNKRPRDKYCCFHRDHGHDTANCYDLKQQIKALIRQGKLQRFVNRERIDPLKEQAPRRENERPRPPIGDIRMIVEGTTAAGSSKKARKTYLRMVHSVQLTGSIPKMLRIDNPIIGFSEDDARRLHHPHDNVLVVSLQTGDYNMHRVLVDNGSSADILYYPAFQQMRINRE